The following is a genomic window from Thioclava electrotropha.
GTCGATCCTGTTCTTCGGCGGCTGGCTGTCCCCGATCCCGGGCCTGCCCGACGGGGTGCTGTGGATGTTCGCCAAGATGGTGTTCTTCTTCTTCATGTTCGCGATGGTGAAGGCGATCGTGCCGCGCTACCGCTACGACCAGCTCATGCGGATTGGCTGGAAAGTCTTCCTGCCGCTGTCGCTGGCGTGGGTGGTGATCATCGCTTTCCTCGCGAAATTCGAAATCTTCGGGCACTTCTGGGCCCGCTGGGCGATGGGGAGCTGATAGATGGCTTTCGACTATAACCGCGCTGCCAAGTATTTCCTGCTGGTGGACTTCATCAAAGGCTTCGGCCTGGGGATGCGCTATTTCTTCGCGCCGAAACCCACGCTGAACTACCCGCACGAGAAGGGCCCGCTGTCGCCGCGCTTCCGTGGCGAGCACGCCCTGCGCCGCTACCCCAACGGGGAAGAGCGCTGCATCGCGTGCAAACTGTGCGAGGCGATCTGCCCGGCGCAGGCGATCACGATCGACGCGGAACCTCGCGCCGACGGCTCGCGCCGAACGACGCGCTACGACATCGACATGACGAAATGCATCTATTGCGGCTTCTGTCAGGAAGCCTGCCCGGTGGATGCGATCGTCGAAGGTCCGAATTTCGAATTCTCGACCGAGACCCGCGAGGAGCTGTTCTACGACAAGCAGAAGCTCCTTGAGAACGGGGCTCGCTGGGAAGCCGAGATTGCCCGCAACCTCGAACTGGATGCGCCTTACAGATGACCGACGATTTTTCGAAACTCTTTAGCAACATGATGGAGCAGTCGGCCGAGATGGCGCGGCTGTTCAATCCGGCGCTGGAAAGTTTCAATCCGGCTGCGATGGAGAAACTCTTCCCCACCATGTCGAAGGACATGATGGAGATGTGGTTCGGCAAGACCTTCAACCGCGAAGGGCTCGACAGCCGGACGCGGCTTCTGGTGACGATTGCCGCGCTCACGGTGCTGGGCGCGCAAGCGGACTCGCAGCTGCGCCTGACGATCCGCCACGCACTCGAGGCCGGGGCCACGCAACGCGAGATCGCCGAGGTGATCTTTCAGATGAGCATGTTCGGCGGGGTGCCCGCCATGACCCGCGCGCTCGAGATCGCGCAATCGGTCTTCGACGAGAATTCGGGAGAGAACGAATGACGGTGTTTGCTTTCGCCTTCTACCTTTTCGCCATTACGGCGGTGGTCGCGGGCTTCATGGTGGTGATTTCCAAGAACCCGGTCCATTCGGTGCTCTGGCTGATCCTGACCTTCCTGTCGGCGGCGGGACTTTTCGTGCTGCTGGGCTCGGAATTCGTCGCGATGCTCTTGATCATCGTCTATGTCGGCGCGGTCGCGGTGCTCTTCCTCTTCGTGGTGATGATGCTCGATGTCGACTTCGCCGCGCTGAAAGGCGAGCTGGCGCGCTACATGCCGCTCGGCCTCCTGATCGGGGTCGTGATGCTGGTGCAGCTGGGTATCGCCTTCGGGGCGTGGCAGACCTCCGGCATGGCGGAAAGCCTGCGTGCCGATCCGGTGCCCGAGGGCATGACCAACGCGCAGGCGATCGGCCTGCTCGTTTATGACAAATACCTCTACCTCTTCCAGACGGCGGGCCTGATCCTGCTGGTCGCGATGATCGGGGCGATCCTTTTGACGCTGCGCCATCGTACCAACGTCAAGCGCCAGAACGTCATCGCGCAGATGCATCGCGATCCGTCCAAGACGATGGAAATGGTGGACGTCAAACCGGGGCAGGGGCTGTGAGCGAACAAAAGCAAGCGAAAAACGCGAGTTCGGAAACGAGGGTGAACGCATGATCGGATTGGAACATTACCTTGGCGTGGCTGCCGCGCTGTTCGTGATCGGCATTTTCGGGATCTTCGTGAACCGCAAGAACGTGATCGTCATCATGATGTCGATCGAACTCATGCTGTTGGCGGTGAATATCAACCTGGTGGCCTTCGCGGCCTATCTGGATGACCTCGTCGGACAGATCTTCACCCTCTTCGTGCTGACCGTTGCGGCAGCCGAGGCCGCGATCGGCCTTGCGATCCTTGTGGTCTTCTTCCGCAACCGCGGCTCGATCGAGGTCGAAGACGTCAACGTGATGAAGGGATAAGGGACGATGGAAACGATCATTCTCTTTGCGCCGCTGGTCGGTGCGATCCTTGGTGGCTTCGGCTGGCGGGTGATCGGCGAAAAGGGCGCGATGGTCCTGACCACGGGCCTTCTGTTCCTCGCCGCTCTGCTCAGCTGGATCGTCTTTCTCACGCTGGGCGATCAGACGCAGCACATTCACGTCCTGAACTGGATCACCTCGGGTGAGCTGGACGTCTCGTGGGCGATCCGGATGGACCGACTGACCGCGATCATGCTGATCGTGGTGACGACGGTCTCCTCGCTCGTGCATCTCTACTCGTGGGGCTACATGGCCCATGACGAGAATTTCGACGAAGGCAAGGGCGAGAACTACAAGGCGCGCTTCTTCGCCTACCTGTCCTTCTTCACCTTCACCATGTTGATGCTGGTGACCTCGGACAACCTGCTGCAGATGTTCTTCGGCTGGGAAGGCGTCGGTGTCGCCTCCTACCTGCTGATCGGCTTCTACTACAAGAAACCCTCGGCCAACGCGGCCGCGATGAAGGCCTTCATCGTCAACCGTGTCGGCGATTTCGGCTTCCTGCTGGGGATGTTCGGTCTGTTCTACATGACCGGCTCGCTGCAGCTGGACGACGTCTTCTCGGCGGCCCCGGCCTTGTCAGAGACCAATCTCGACTTCCTCTGGGGGTCCTGGAACGCGGTCGAGCTCTGTGCCTTCCTGCTCTTTGTGGGTGCGATGGGTAAATCGGCGCAGCTCTTCCTGCACACATGGTTGCCGGACGCGATGGAAGGCCCGACGCCTGTGTCGGCGCTGATCCACGCCGCGACCATGGTGACCGCAGGCGTGTTCCTCGTCTGCCGCATGTCGCCGGTCTATGAATACGCTCCGCATGCGCAGACCTTCATCGTCGTGATCGGCGCCTCGACCGCCTTCTTTGCTGCGACCGTGGGTCTGGTGCAGAACGACATCAAGCGCGTCATCGCTTATTCGACCTGTTCGCAGCTGGGCTACATGTTCGCCGCGGCCGGTGTCGGCGTCTATTCAGTGGCGATGTTCCACCTGCTGACCCACGCGTTCTTCAAAGCGCTGCTGTTCCTCTCGGCGGGTTCGGTCATCACTGCGATGCACCACGAGCAGGACATGCGGAACTATGGCGGCCTTCGCAAAAAGGTGCCGCTGACGTTCTGGGCGATGATCTTCGGTACGCTGGCGATCACCGGGGTCGGTATTCCCTTCACGCCGATCGGCTTCGCGGGCTTCCTGTCGAAAGACGCGATCATCGAGAGCGTCTGGGGCGGTTCCGGCGCGGGCTATGCCTTCTGGCTTCTGGTTATCGCGGCGGCCTTCACGTCCTTCTATTCGTGGCGGCTGATCTTCATGACCTTCTTCGGCAAACCGCGCGGCGATCATCATGCGCATGATCACGCGAAGGAAAGCCCCTGGGTCATGACGGTGCCGCTGGTGGTTCTGTCCTTCGGCGCGATCTTCGCCGGGATGATCTGGTACAACGTCTTCTTCGGCGATCACGCGAAGCTGGTGAAATTCTTCGGGCTTCCCGCCCATGCCGAGCAGACGGCGGATGCGGGTCACGCGACGAATGGCGAGGCTGCGCAGACCGGCGAGGGCACCCATGGCGCAACGCCGCCGGTGCCGGATGCGACCATGTCCGAAGATCAGGCCGAGGCCGAGCTGATGGACGAGGCCAAGACCTCGCCGGATGTCGGCGTCTCGACGGCGGTGATCAAGTATCCGGGCGTCGCACCTCAGGGCGCGATCTATATGGGTCAGGAAAACGAGGTCATCGACAAGGCGCACCACGCGCCGGCCTGGGTCAAGGTTTCGCCCTTCGTGGCGATGCTTGCAGGGCTTCTCGTGGCATGGCTGTTCTACATCAAGGACACCAGCCTGCCGAAGCGGTTCGCCGAGGCGCAGCCGGGCCTGTACCGCTTCCTGCTCAACAAGTGGTATTTCGACGAGCTGTACGAGCGCATCTTCGTGCGCCCGGCGCTCTGGTTCGGCTATCAATTCTGGAAGAAAGGGGACGAGGGCTCGATTGACCGAGTTATCGACGGCATGGCCGTCGGCATCGTCCCGACATTCACGAGGTTCCTTAACAGGATGCAATCGGGCTATCTGTTCCACTACGCCTTCGCCATGGTGATCGGGATTGTCGGTCTCATGCTCTGGGTCGTCCTCAACGGGGGGGCGAACTGATGCAACACCTGCTTTCCATCGTCATCTTCACGCCCGCCGTGGCGGCGCTGATCCTCGCGCTGGTTCTGCGCGGCGGCTCGCCCGAGGCGGACCGGAACGCGAAATGGGTGGCGCTGACCGCGACGTCGGTCACCTTCCTGATCTCGCTGTTCCTGCTGGCCGGGTTCGACCCGTCCAACACCGGCTTCCAGTTCATGGAGAAATACTCCTGGATCATGGGGTTCCAGTACCGCGTGGGCGTCGACGGCCTGTCGATCCTCTTCGTGATGCTGACCACCTTCATGATGCCGCTGGTGATCGTCGGTAGCTGGAACGTCACCGACCGCGTGAAGGAATACATGATCGCCTTCCTCGTCCTCGAGACGCTGATGGTGGGTACCTTCGTTACGCTCGATCTGGTGCTGTTCTACCTGTTCTTCGAAGCGGGCCTGATCCCGATGTTCCTGATCATCGGTATCTGGGGGGGCAAGCAGCGCGTCTACGCCGCGTTCAAGTTCTTCCTCTACACCTTCTTCGGCTCGGTCTTCATGCTGGTGTCGATCATCTACATCTACTTCCACACCGGAACGACGGACATGCCGGGGCTGCTCGTCTACGAGTTCCCATACACACCGGTGCACATACTCGGGATAACGATCCCCGGCGGGGTGCAAACGCTGCTCTGGCTCGGCTTCTTCATCTCCTTCGCGATCAAGATGCCGCTCTGGCCGGTGCACACCTGGTTGCCTGCCGCGCACGTGCAGGCGCCGACGGCCGGTTCGGTCGTGCTCGCCGCGGTGCTGCTGAAGCTCGCCGATTACGGTTTCCTGCGCTTCTCGCTGCCGATGTTCCCGGTGGGCAACCTCGTGGTCGGCCCCTGGGCGATGTGGCTCGCGGTGATCGCGATCATCTGGACCTCGCTGGTGGCGCTGGTGCAGACCGATATCAAACGCGTCATCGCCTATAGCTCGGTCGCGCACATGGCCGTCGTGCTGCTCGGGATTTTCTCGGGCACGCAGCAGGGCATCGAGGGCGGTATCTTCATGGTTGTCGCGCACGGTTTCACCTCGGCGGCGCTGTTCCTCGCGGTGGGTGTGGTCTACGACCGGATGCATACGCGCGAAATCTCGGCCTATGGCGGCCTGGTGAAGCGCATGCCCGCCTATGCGACGATCTTCATGTTCTTCACGATGGCCAATGTCGGCCTTCCCGGCACCGCCAATTTCGTCGGCGAGTTCCTGATCCTCGTGGGCGTCTTCCAGGTGAATACGTGGGTTGCGCTCTTCGCCACGACGAGCGTGATCCTGTCGGCGGCCTATGCGCTCTGGCTCTATCGCCGGGTCGTCTTCGGCGATCTGATCAAGGAGAGCCTGCGTTCGATCACCGACCTGAGTACGCGCGAGAAGTGGATCTTCGCGCCGCTGGTGGCGATGACGTTGCTGCTCGGGGTCTATCCTGATCTGGTGACCAACATCATCGGGCCGTCGGTGACGCAACTCGTCCAGAACTATCACGATGCCTTGCCGGACAACCTTCTGTCCGACCTGGTCGAACACTGAGGAGCTGAGGGATGACTTCTGCGGATTTCTCGATCGTCCTTCCGGAGTTTTTGCTCGCCGTCTACGCGATGGTGGCGCTGCTCGCGGGTGTGTGGTTCGGCAAGGACAAGCTTGCGCCGACCCTGCTGTGGATCACCTCCGGCGTCATGCTGGTGATCGCGGCCTGGATCGGTCTGGCCGAGGTAGGGTCGCATGAGGCCTTCGGTGGCCTCTTCATCGACGACGCGTTCTCGCGCTTCACCAAGGTGATGATCCTCGTCTCGGCTGCGCTGGTTCTCGCGATGGGCACCGATTACATGCAGCGGCGCGGGCTGCTGCGCTTCGAATACCCGATCCTTGCGACGCTGGCCGTCATCGGCATGATGATGATGGTCTCGGCGGGCAACCTGATGTCGCTCTACATGGGGCTCGAGCTGCAATCGCTCGCGCTCTACATCGTGGCCGCGCTGCGCCGCGAGAGCGAGAAGAGCTCGGAAGCGGGTCTGAAGTACTTCGTGCTCGGCGCGCTGTCCTCGGGCATCCTGCTCTACGGCGCCTCGCTGACCTACGGCTTCGCGGGCACCACGCAATTCGCGGGTATCATCGGGGTGGTTCAAGAAGGTCACCTGCCGATCGGCCTTCTGTTCGGCATGGTCTTCCTGATCGCCGGTCTCGCCTTCAAGGTCTCGGCGGTGCCGTTCCACATGTGGACGCCCGACGTCTATGAAGGTTCGCCCACGCCGGTCACCGCCTTCTTCGCCACCGCGCCGAAAGTCGCCGCGATGGCGCTGATCGCACGGCTCGTCTTCGACGCCTTCGGTCAGGTGCCGGCGGAGTGGGGCCAGATCCTCGCGCTGCTTGCGGGCCTGTCGATGGTCTGGGGCTCGGTCGCGGCGATCGGTCAGACGAACATCAAACGCCTGATGGCCTATTCCTCGATCACCCATATGGGCTTCGTGCTGCTGGGCCTCTCGGCGGGCACCGCCGAGGGCGTGCAGGCGATGCTGACCTATATGGCGATCTACGTGACGATGAATGTCGGCGTCTTCGCCTTCATGCTCTCGATGGAGCGTGACGGCCAGCCGGTGACCGATATCAAGTCGCTGAACCAATATGCCCGTCAGGATCCGACCAAGGCGCTGGCGATGCTGGTACTGCTGTTCTCGCTCGCGGGCGTGCCGCCGTTCCTGGGCTTCTTCGCCAAGTTCGCGGTG
Proteins encoded in this region:
- a CDS encoding NADH-quinone oxidoreductase subunit J, with translation MTVFAFAFYLFAITAVVAGFMVVISKNPVHSVLWLILTFLSAAGLFVLLGSEFVAMLLIIVYVGAVAVLFLFVVMMLDVDFAALKGELARYMPLGLLIGVVMLVQLGIAFGAWQTSGMAESLRADPVPEGMTNAQAIGLLVYDKYLYLFQTAGLILLVAMIGAILLTLRHRTNVKRQNVIAQMHRDPSKTMEMVDVKPGQGL
- the nuoK gene encoding NADH-quinone oxidoreductase subunit NuoK — protein: MIGLEHYLGVAAALFVIGIFGIFVNRKNVIVIMMSIELMLLAVNINLVAFAAYLDDLVGQIFTLFVLTVAAAEAAIGLAILVVFFRNRGSIEVEDVNVMKG
- a CDS encoding carboxymuconolactone decarboxylase family protein, whose protein sequence is MTDDFSKLFSNMMEQSAEMARLFNPALESFNPAAMEKLFPTMSKDMMEMWFGKTFNREGLDSRTRLLVTIAALTVLGAQADSQLRLTIRHALEAGATQREIAEVIFQMSMFGGVPAMTRALEIAQSVFDENSGENE
- the nuoI gene encoding NADH-quinone oxidoreductase subunit NuoI, with protein sequence MAFDYNRAAKYFLLVDFIKGFGLGMRYFFAPKPTLNYPHEKGPLSPRFRGEHALRRYPNGEERCIACKLCEAICPAQAITIDAEPRADGSRRTTRYDIDMTKCIYCGFCQEACPVDAIVEGPNFEFSTETREELFYDKQKLLENGARWEAEIARNLELDAPYR
- the nuoN gene encoding NADH-quinone oxidoreductase subunit NuoN translates to MTSADFSIVLPEFLLAVYAMVALLAGVWFGKDKLAPTLLWITSGVMLVIAAWIGLAEVGSHEAFGGLFIDDAFSRFTKVMILVSAALVLAMGTDYMQRRGLLRFEYPILATLAVIGMMMMVSAGNLMSLYMGLELQSLALYIVAALRRESEKSSEAGLKYFVLGALSSGILLYGASLTYGFAGTTQFAGIIGVVQEGHLPIGLLFGMVFLIAGLAFKVSAVPFHMWTPDVYEGSPTPVTAFFATAPKVAAMALIARLVFDAFGQVPAEWGQILALLAGLSMVWGSVAAIGQTNIKRLMAYSSITHMGFVLLGLSAGTAEGVQAMLTYMAIYVTMNVGVFAFMLSMERDGQPVTDIKSLNQYARQDPTKALAMLVLLFSLAGVPPFLGFFAKFAVLQAALHAGYIWLVLLGVIASVVAAFYYLRIVFYMYFGKETDPLDNRMPAIQWGLLMVSALAMLLGIFNLFGIEGAAQAAAAALVN
- a CDS encoding NADH-quinone oxidoreductase subunit M, encoding MQHLLSIVIFTPAVAALILALVLRGGSPEADRNAKWVALTATSVTFLISLFLLAGFDPSNTGFQFMEKYSWIMGFQYRVGVDGLSILFVMLTTFMMPLVIVGSWNVTDRVKEYMIAFLVLETLMVGTFVTLDLVLFYLFFEAGLIPMFLIIGIWGGKQRVYAAFKFFLYTFFGSVFMLVSIIYIYFHTGTTDMPGLLVYEFPYTPVHILGITIPGGVQTLLWLGFFISFAIKMPLWPVHTWLPAAHVQAPTAGSVVLAAVLLKLADYGFLRFSLPMFPVGNLVVGPWAMWLAVIAIIWTSLVALVQTDIKRVIAYSSVAHMAVVLLGIFSGTQQGIEGGIFMVVAHGFTSAALFLAVGVVYDRMHTREISAYGGLVKRMPAYATIFMFFTMANVGLPGTANFVGEFLILVGVFQVNTWVALFATTSVILSAAYALWLYRRVVFGDLIKESLRSITDLSTREKWIFAPLVAMTLLLGVYPDLVTNIIGPSVTQLVQNYHDALPDNLLSDLVEH
- the nuoL gene encoding NADH-quinone oxidoreductase subunit L, which gives rise to METIILFAPLVGAILGGFGWRVIGEKGAMVLTTGLLFLAALLSWIVFLTLGDQTQHIHVLNWITSGELDVSWAIRMDRLTAIMLIVVTTVSSLVHLYSWGYMAHDENFDEGKGENYKARFFAYLSFFTFTMLMLVTSDNLLQMFFGWEGVGVASYLLIGFYYKKPSANAAAMKAFIVNRVGDFGFLLGMFGLFYMTGSLQLDDVFSAAPALSETNLDFLWGSWNAVELCAFLLFVGAMGKSAQLFLHTWLPDAMEGPTPVSALIHAATMVTAGVFLVCRMSPVYEYAPHAQTFIVVIGASTAFFAATVGLVQNDIKRVIAYSTCSQLGYMFAAAGVGVYSVAMFHLLTHAFFKALLFLSAGSVITAMHHEQDMRNYGGLRKKVPLTFWAMIFGTLAITGVGIPFTPIGFAGFLSKDAIIESVWGGSGAGYAFWLLVIAAAFTSFYSWRLIFMTFFGKPRGDHHAHDHAKESPWVMTVPLVVLSFGAIFAGMIWYNVFFGDHAKLVKFFGLPAHAEQTADAGHATNGEAAQTGEGTHGATPPVPDATMSEDQAEAELMDEAKTSPDVGVSTAVIKYPGVAPQGAIYMGQENEVIDKAHHAPAWVKVSPFVAMLAGLLVAWLFYIKDTSLPKRFAEAQPGLYRFLLNKWYFDELYERIFVRPALWFGYQFWKKGDEGSIDRVIDGMAVGIVPTFTRFLNRMQSGYLFHYAFAMVIGIVGLMLWVVLNGGAN